From Xylanibacter oryzae DSM 17970, a single genomic window includes:
- a CDS encoding sigma-70 family RNA polymerase sigma factor, giving the protein MNLERVVERAKEGDADALGSLYNAYADKMKGVCIKIIKGNKDDAEDLVHDAFIIAFASIGKLRNPERFGQWITTITKHLSLKYLEKSKSVRRIELSALKEEDIEIPEEGYKNDNSISVHELLEMIEKLPEGYRTIFRLSVIEGLSHKEIADILGIEPHSSSSQLYRAKAILRKYLSDYRAITLIIIAILMLPIYKYCKRKQPYNSNKIKNSSEVCKEIKNEKNATQRNESGINGNVIKNQYMANKIETSHYNKECNPSICNDTVQAICDSTDSHKSEAPKSKDIPIPEHYNKIDYDNIPITHRHKKSKWNMLLAGSAGPALAQGVYKMISSNTLTSDAGNITTWEELYKDLATRTNEHSPADSIALMNIAKNNSGRIIENEKHEKPITIGLSLTKTLNDNWSFETGLQYSMLKSTFTMGSGSNNICKYQKVHYLGIPLRLSYRIIGYKRVSAYGSAGLLINIPLGGKINERLLTDSIPMDIGSSKVNVPLQWSLNTSFGLQYKLTPNFSVYLEPTLNYYIPTGSSTHTIWTEHPFYVTMPFGIRFTW; this is encoded by the coding sequence ATGAATTTGGAAAGAGTTGTAGAACGAGCTAAGGAAGGAGATGCAGATGCTCTTGGAAGCCTATATAATGCATATGCCGACAAGATGAAAGGCGTATGCATAAAAATTATAAAGGGAAACAAGGACGATGCTGAAGATCTTGTCCATGACGCCTTTATAATAGCATTTGCATCTATAGGTAAACTGCGTAACCCTGAAAGATTCGGGCAGTGGATTACTACTATAACCAAACATCTATCTTTAAAGTATTTGGAGAAGTCTAAGTCAGTAAGACGTATTGAACTGTCTGCACTAAAAGAAGAGGATATCGAAATACCTGAAGAAGGATATAAAAACGATAATTCCATTTCTGTACATGAACTACTCGAAATGATAGAGAAATTGCCTGAAGGTTATCGTACCATTTTCAGACTTTCTGTTATAGAGGGTCTTTCACACAAAGAAATAGCTGACATACTGGGCATTGAGCCACATTCTTCTTCATCACAATTATACCGTGCCAAGGCTATACTTAGAAAGTACTTATCAGACTATCGTGCCATCACTCTTATTATCATTGCCATACTTATGCTGCCAATATACAAATATTGTAAAAGAAAGCAGCCATACAACTCTAATAAAATAAAGAATTCGTCTGAAGTCTGTAAGGAGATAAAGAATGAAAAGAATGCAACTCAAAGAAATGAAAGTGGCATAAATGGCAATGTGATTAAAAATCAGTATATGGCTAATAAGATTGAGACATCTCATTACAATAAAGAGTGCAACCCTTCTATCTGTAATGATACTGTTCAGGCCATCTGTGACTCAACAGACTCGCATAAGTCTGAAGCACCAAAGTCAAAAGATATACCTATTCCTGAGCATTATAATAAAATTGATTATGATAATATCCCAATAACACACAGACATAAAAAGAGCAAATGGAATATGCTGCTTGCTGGTTCTGCAGGTCCTGCACTTGCTCAGGGAGTATACAAGATGATTTCTTCTAATACATTAACAAGTGATGCCGGAAATATAACTACATGGGAAGAACTTTATAAGGACTTGGCAACAAGGACAAACGAACACTCTCCTGCCGATTCTATTGCTCTGATGAATATCGCCAAGAATAACAGTGGCCGTATTATCGAGAATGAGAAGCACGAAAAGCCTATCACAATAGGTCTTTCATTGACAAAGACACTGAACGACAACTGGAGTTTTGAAACAGGACTTCAATATTCTATGCTGAAATCAACATTCACAATGGGCAGCGGCAGCAACAATATATGCAAATACCAGAAAGTGCACTATCTCGGTATACCATTGCGTCTCTCATATCGCATAATAGGATATAAGAGAGTATCAGCTTACGGGTCTGCCGGACTATTGATTAATATCCCTCTAGGCGGAAAAATCAACGAACGGCTCCTCACCGACTCTATACCTATGGATATAGGCAGTAGTAAAGTGAATGTTCCTTTACAGTGGTCGCTGAATACAAGCTTTGGCCTGCAATATAAGCTGACACCTAACTTTAGTGTCTATCTTGAACCGACGCTCAACTATTACATACCAACGGGAAGCAGTACTCACACGATATGGACAGAACATCCATTCTA
- a CDS encoding IS3 family transposase: protein MKSLFEDKENTYTVVSLCKIIGYTKQAYYKHENSISEDAMRHEIIIQAIYSIREKMPDLSCDKVHRILLKRLPSDLTIGRKATYDLMRIHGLIRHKRCYRTQTTLTVYRLEYHDLIKDLFIDHPNQVWVADITYIRLESGDFIYLGLITDLYSRKIIGWNLSESLAQEGAMSALKMALAMLPAGVMPIHHSDRGCQYYSKIYTDLLKSVGMQISMYTDGDPRNNAVAERINGTIKNEMLCDKVIYGLDDGFIKVCRAIHIYNDERPHLSLDYHTPEEAYHMSGNIRRRWNTNYKKKEVLLEIIEK from the coding sequence GTGAAGAGTCTTTTCGAAGATAAAGAAAACACTTATACAGTAGTTTCTCTCTGCAAGATTATAGGATATACAAAACAGGCATACTATAAACATGAGAATTCAATATCAGAAGATGCTATGCGCCATGAAATAATTATTCAGGCGATATATTCTATAAGAGAAAAGATGCCGGATTTGAGCTGTGACAAGGTTCATAGAATACTATTAAAACGTCTTCCTTCGGATCTGACAATAGGCAGGAAGGCAACATACGATCTGATGCGAATACACGGTCTTATCCGACACAAGCGCTGCTATCGTACACAAACGACCTTGACCGTTTATAGGTTGGAATATCACGATTTGATAAAGGACCTATTCATAGACCATCCTAATCAAGTATGGGTTGCTGATATAACATATATCCGACTAGAGTCCGGTGACTTTATTTATCTTGGGCTTATAACAGATCTATATTCCCGTAAGATAATTGGATGGAATTTGTCAGAAAGCCTTGCACAGGAAGGTGCGATGTCTGCATTGAAGATGGCTTTGGCAATGTTACCTGCAGGTGTGATGCCGATACATCATTCAGACCGGGGCTGTCAGTATTATAGCAAAATATATACGGATCTACTCAAATCTGTTGGTATGCAAATTAGCATGTATACGGATGGTGACCCAAGAAATAACGCCGTTGCCGAGAGAATTAATGGAACAATCAAAAATGAAATGCTCTGTGATAAAGTAATCTATGGATTGGATGATGGATTTATAAAAGTTTGTAGGGCTATTCATATATATAATGATGAACGTCCTCATTTAAGCCTTGATTATCATACACCAGAAGAAGCTTATCATATGAGTGGAAATATAAGAAGACGATGGAATACTAATTATAAAAAGAAGGAGGTACTACTTGAAATAATAGAAAAGTAA
- a CDS encoding 2-oxo acid dehydrogenase subunit E2, whose amino-acid sequence MTNYKTELFPDSRIASIDVCEIGKHKHHIVGLLEFDVTDSRRKIREYNKKNQTKISFNAWLIHVIGKTIKKHETASSYLIGKNNLMIFDDINISIIVEKKLDGTKVPFPLVIEKVNEISIESIAAKISMAKNQELTQKDITLQKKAKQAERIYYLLPRFLRLLFWKYLLKHPKFAFNRMGNVAFTSIGMMGKINGWFIPISVHPICFGIGSIIKKPAVIDNEIAIREILNASILIDHDVMDGAPMARFINELRTNIENGLNL is encoded by the coding sequence ATGACAAATTATAAAACAGAGCTATTTCCGGATTCAAGAATAGCAAGTATAGATGTTTGTGAAATTGGTAAACATAAACATCATATTGTAGGACTGCTTGAATTTGACGTTACCGACAGCAGAAGAAAAATCAGAGAATACAACAAAAAGAATCAAACAAAGATCTCATTTAATGCATGGCTGATTCATGTTATTGGAAAAACAATCAAGAAACACGAAACTGCGAGTTCCTATCTGATCGGTAAAAACAATTTGATGATCTTTGATGACATCAATATATCCATCATTGTAGAAAAAAAATTGGATGGGACAAAAGTCCCTTTTCCACTTGTTATAGAGAAAGTTAATGAAATCAGCATTGAATCAATAGCAGCAAAGATTTCTATGGCAAAAAACCAAGAACTTACCCAAAAGGATATCACTCTTCAAAAGAAAGCCAAACAAGCAGAACGTATTTACTATTTGCTCCCAAGATTTCTCAGATTACTTTTTTGGAAATATCTATTGAAACATCCCAAATTTGCATTCAATAGAATGGGAAATGTAGCATTTACGTCCATCGGAATGATGGGGAAAATCAATGGCTGGTTTATTCCAATATCTGTACACCCAATATGTTTCGGGATTGGCTCTATTATCAAAAAGCCGGCTGTAATAGATAACGAAATTGCCATTAGAGAGATATTAAATGCATCTATCCTTATAGACCATGATGTGATGGATGGTGCACCGATGGCACGGTTTATTAATGAGTTGAGAACAAATATCGAAAATGGATTAAACCTATAA
- a CDS encoding heavy-metal-associated domain-containing protein: MKRMVMMMMIALSVSVASAKTVESIFSVNGKCSSCKARIEKAAKSVDGVKTASWNIKSHKLVITYDDAKTSPKKVQWSIVKAGHDVGKMKASDADYNRLPACCRYRNK; encoded by the coding sequence ATGAAAAGAATGGTAATGATGATGATGATTGCACTCTCTGTCAGTGTAGCATCAGCGAAAACAGTTGAGAGTATTTTTTCAGTAAATGGCAAATGCAGTAGTTGTAAAGCCAGAATAGAAAAAGCTGCGAAATCAGTTGATGGTGTAAAAACTGCATCTTGGAATATCAAGAGTCACAAGTTGGTTATTACTTATGATGATGCAAAGACTTCTCCAAAGAAGGTGCAGTGGTCTATTGTCAAAGCAGGCCATGATGTTGGCAAAATGAAAGCCTCTGATGCTGATTACAATCGACTACCAGCATGCTGTCGCTATCGCAACAAATAA
- a CDS encoding efflux RND transporter periplasmic adaptor subunit — protein sequence MMKQKIINIWKSNKWIKYIGILVIGLFLGWIFFGHSTLTDMTMKPVKTTSSKKKIWTCSMHPQVREDHPGKCPICGMDLIPLKQESKQNVDANSIQMSDEAMTLANVETAIVGNHSGSKEVRLFGKIQPNQRMQQSQSAYVGGRIERLFVNAVGDHITKGQTIAIIYSPELYTAEQELITALHFGDMSQRKNMVDAAIEKLHLLNLTTKQINKILRDKKASPYSELKANTSGTVIVKNVNRGDYVNQGSILLQIADLSRLWAMFQAYEDDLPFIHKGESISFTTDAIPGQVFSGRISFIDPILNNQTRTAGVRVELNNSTGKFKPEMLVSGIVSVSMGQYKHNIIVPKSAVLWTGRRSIVYVKDPYSSQPTFTMRNVVLGPSLPNSYVVINGLSDGDEIVVNGTFAIDASAQLDGKHSMMNQ from the coding sequence ATGATGAAACAGAAAATAATTAATATATGGAAATCCAATAAATGGATAAAATATATAGGAATACTTGTGATTGGTTTATTTTTGGGTTGGATATTTTTTGGTCACTCTACATTGACTGATATGACAATGAAGCCCGTAAAAACGACCAGCAGTAAGAAAAAGATATGGACTTGCTCCATGCATCCTCAGGTTAGAGAAGATCATCCAGGAAAATGCCCTATTTGCGGAATGGATCTTATCCCTTTAAAACAGGAAAGTAAACAGAATGTGGATGCCAATAGTATACAAATGAGCGACGAGGCTATGACATTAGCTAATGTAGAAACTGCCATTGTAGGCAATCATAGTGGTAGCAAGGAAGTCCGCCTCTTTGGCAAAATCCAACCGAACCAGCGTATGCAGCAATCACAGTCGGCATATGTTGGAGGTCGCATTGAACGTCTTTTCGTAAATGCTGTTGGTGATCATATTACAAAAGGCCAAACTATTGCTATCATTTATTCACCGGAATTGTATACAGCTGAACAGGAACTTATAACGGCACTTCACTTTGGGGATATGTCGCAACGTAAGAATATGGTTGATGCTGCAATAGAGAAACTTCATCTGTTGAATCTTACTACAAAACAAATTAATAAGATTCTTCGAGATAAGAAAGCATCGCCTTATTCAGAACTTAAGGCTAATACTTCTGGAACGGTTATCGTAAAGAATGTTAATCGTGGTGATTATGTTAATCAAGGCAGTATATTACTTCAGATAGCAGATCTTTCCAGGCTATGGGCAATGTTCCAGGCTTATGAAGATGATTTGCCATTTATCCATAAAGGAGAATCTATTAGTTTTACCACTGATGCTATTCCCGGTCAGGTGTTTAGTGGAAGAATATCTTTTATTGACCCAATATTGAACAACCAGACTAGAACAGCTGGTGTGCGGGTAGAACTTAATAATAGCACAGGGAAATTCAAACCCGAAATGCTCGTTTCTGGAATTGTTTCTGTGTCAATGGGGCAATACAAACATAATATTATTGTTCCCAAATCAGCAGTTTTATGGACAGGCAGACGTTCTATCGTTTATGTGAAAGATCCGTACAGTAGTCAACCTACATTCACAATGCGGAATGTTGTGCTTGGCCCTTCTCTACCAAATAGTTATGTAGTTATAAATGGACTTTCAGATGGTGATGAGATTGTCGTAAATGGTACATTTGCTATTGATGCGAGTGCACAGTTGGACGGAAAGCATTCAATGATGAATCAGTAA
- a CDS encoding TolC family protein, whose protein sequence is MKTNKNMLCLVVMLLMTSVVYSQTDSLNLYMIIAAHNNPKVKAAYSDYLASIQRVIPAGQLDDPELSFSFYTKPMEQVNGKQVASVSFMQMFPWFGTLKAAKLEKSWMAQAKYQKYRIAGIEIAFSVQKLWYAMLSVHEQIDAINDNIRLLKSLEEVSLYMYKSPSAMYGKGNGMSGGNRMSDQLRIQVEENKLAEQKENAKSQFDLMKRQFNILLHRDENIAIAIPDTISESLKPNLNIEDIERHNPVLSMQKAEGQSYVAQREMAKKMGMPMIGTGLEYMFNKKRDGMSDGVMSNMNGMDMLAVMFKVSVPIYRKKIRAQQKAAKLMEDNANESYVAIIDEIQSQYDDIMRRLDEAKRNIKLCDTETHILSKTVQLMHTEYTNGLSSITDILQTQQTLIDFSLKRFDAVAEYNTAIAELEKLAATNDYSINNK, encoded by the coding sequence ATGAAAACAAATAAAAACATGCTCTGTTTGGTTGTTATGCTTCTTATGACTTCAGTTGTTTATTCTCAGACAGATAGTCTTAATTTATATATGATAATTGCAGCCCATAACAACCCAAAAGTAAAAGCTGCCTATAGTGATTATCTGGCATCTATCCAACGCGTGATTCCTGCCGGTCAATTAGATGATCCTGAGCTGTCGTTTAGTTTTTATACCAAACCAATGGAACAGGTCAATGGCAAACAAGTGGCATCAGTATCATTCATGCAGATGTTTCCTTGGTTCGGAACTCTTAAAGCAGCAAAACTTGAAAAATCATGGATGGCACAAGCTAAGTATCAGAAATACAGAATAGCTGGTATTGAGATAGCTTTCAGTGTTCAAAAGCTATGGTATGCAATGCTCTCTGTTCATGAGCAGATTGATGCAATCAATGATAATATCCGTTTGCTTAAATCTTTAGAGGAAGTTTCGCTCTATATGTACAAATCACCTTCAGCTATGTATGGAAAGGGAAATGGCATGAGTGGAGGCAATAGAATGAGTGATCAGTTACGCATTCAGGTCGAAGAAAATAAATTAGCAGAACAAAAGGAAAATGCAAAATCACAATTTGACCTGATGAAACGACAATTCAATATACTTCTTCATCGTGACGAAAACATAGCAATAGCTATTCCTGACACCATCTCGGAATCTCTTAAACCTAATTTAAATATTGAGGACATTGAGAGACATAATCCCGTGCTTTCGATGCAGAAAGCAGAAGGACAGTCTTACGTAGCTCAGAGAGAGATGGCAAAGAAAATGGGTATGCCCATGATTGGTACCGGATTAGAGTATATGTTCAACAAGAAACGTGACGGAATGAGTGATGGAGTAATGAGCAATATGAATGGAATGGATATGCTGGCGGTAATGTTTAAAGTGTCTGTACCTATTTATCGTAAAAAGATCCGGGCGCAACAGAAAGCTGCTAAGTTAATGGAGGATAATGCAAATGAAAGTTATGTAGCTATAATTGATGAGATACAAAGTCAGTATGATGATATCATGCGACGCCTTGATGAAGCCAAACGTAACATAAAACTTTGTGATACAGAGACTCATATATTGAGTAAAACGGTTCAATTGATGCATACAGAATACACAAACGGCTTATCTTCTATAACTGATATATTGCAGACTCAGCAAACTCTCATAGATTTCAGTCTGAAACGTTTTGATGCTGTTGCAGAATATAATACAGCGATTGCAGAATTAGAAAAATTGGCAGCAACAAATGATTATAGTATTAATAATAAGTGA
- a CDS encoding efflux RND transporter permease subunit produces the protein MLNKIIKYFLQNRIITAILLIVVIVGGLATSPFNWNSGFIPRDPIAVDAIPDVGDNQQIVATEWMGRSPKDVQEQITYPLTTSLLGISGVKTIRSTSMFGMSFVYIIFKDNVDFYWSRSRILEKLNSLPSGLLPEGVKPALGPDATALGQVFWYTLEGRNPHTGKPAGGWNPEELRTIQDYYVKYSLSSADGVSEVASVGGYVKEYQVDINPDAMRSYGINLMQVMQAVKNSNIDVGAGTLEINKVEYLIRGLGYIKNLHDLENAAITSRDGVPIRIKDIAKVNFGPGNRRGGLDKEGQEAVGGVVVARYGSNPMDVINHVKTKIKEMNAGMPQKTLKDGTVSKVTVVPFYDRTNLIRETIGTLESALTHEVLICIIVVLVLVINIRASIVVASMLPLAVLGTFIVMKLTGIEANIVALSGIAIAIGVMVDVGVVFMENVLRNLHSRHDEDGHIRGKELETVIFNSVSEVSSAIVTAMVTTIVSFLPVFAMQAQEGKMFQPLAFTKTFALASSLILGLIVLPTLAYWIFSLRIPIFKWLSPFEKMVASFRQLMMPLREHRKKMNYMTVGIVVVVAVYLLASMWLPLGPDNGILLNTLFVGGIVSVILIMLWSLVIYYERILRWCLANRLIFILIPISTLVLGLLIWTHTGKEFMPTLDEGSFMLMPTNMPHTGVEANIDYIKLLDRRIKAIPEVESAVGKWGRANSALDPAPIQMYEVTINYLPEYMLDQNGHRARFKTDMQGRFILKGGSVYDPSKEFRIIPSDSLIISSHGNYYRQWRNIIHTKDDIWNQITKASSLPGLTGAPKLQPIATRMVMLSTGLRATMGLKIYGPDLNSIEKAGMQMEDALKKVPSILKSSVYYDRSTGAPYIEIKLDREKMARYGIQVADMQNIISTSIGGMNEGTSVEGRERFPIRVRYARELRDNPDALSNIMIPAADGTQIPLSEIATLQFAKGATMIKSENTFLVGYITFDKVGDKAEVNVVNEAKNILDRDVRNGKIILPKGVYYQFTGNYEQEEHATKRLAIVVPIALLSILMILYFQFKSVTASLIHFSGVFVAFAGGFILIWLYGQPWFMNFSIAGMNMRVLFDIHTINLSVAVWVGFIALFGIATDDGVLMGTYIHQVFIHDNPQTKEAIVEAVVKAGLKRVRPASMTTAATLIALLPVLSSTGKGADIMVPMAIPTFGGMLIQTMTMFVVPVLQCWWREGILQKELKRRKDYENK, from the coding sequence ATGCTCAACAAAATAATTAAGTATTTCCTGCAAAACAGGATAATTACTGCTATATTGTTGATTGTTGTCATTGTTGGAGGATTAGCAACTTCACCGTTTAATTGGAACAGCGGATTTATACCCCGTGATCCTATAGCTGTGGATGCTATTCCTGACGTAGGTGACAATCAGCAGATTGTAGCAACAGAATGGATGGGACGCTCACCTAAAGACGTGCAAGAGCAGATAACTTATCCGCTCACCACTTCCTTATTAGGTATTTCCGGCGTAAAGACAATTCGTTCCACATCCATGTTCGGTATGTCCTTTGTGTATATCATATTCAAAGATAATGTCGATTTTTATTGGAGTCGTTCCCGCATTTTGGAAAAATTGAACTCTTTGCCTTCGGGATTACTTCCCGAGGGAGTTAAACCAGCCCTTGGTCCAGATGCCACTGCATTAGGTCAGGTGTTTTGGTATACTCTTGAAGGACGAAATCCTCACACAGGTAAGCCTGCAGGTGGTTGGAATCCTGAAGAATTGCGTACGATTCAGGACTACTATGTCAAATATTCATTGAGTTCAGCTGATGGTGTATCAGAAGTGGCCTCGGTAGGTGGCTATGTGAAAGAATATCAGGTGGATATTAATCCTGATGCAATGCGTTCTTATGGTATTAATCTCATGCAGGTGATGCAAGCCGTTAAAAATTCGAATATTGATGTTGGTGCTGGCACGCTTGAAATCAATAAAGTGGAGTATCTTATTAGAGGATTGGGATATATCAAGAACCTGCATGATCTGGAGAATGCAGCCATTACTTCAAGAGACGGTGTACCTATTCGTATTAAGGATATTGCAAAGGTAAACTTTGGCCCTGGTAATCGCCGTGGCGGGCTTGATAAAGAAGGTCAGGAAGCTGTTGGTGGCGTGGTGGTTGCACGTTACGGATCCAATCCAATGGATGTTATCAATCATGTGAAGACCAAAATCAAGGAAATGAATGCAGGCATGCCTCAGAAGACATTAAAGGACGGCACTGTCTCAAAAGTCACAGTTGTTCCTTTTTATGACCGGACAAATTTGATTCGCGAAACTATTGGAACGCTTGAAAGCGCACTTACTCATGAAGTCCTTATTTGTATCATTGTTGTACTCGTTTTGGTTATAAACATACGTGCTTCAATCGTTGTTGCCAGCATGTTACCTCTTGCTGTTCTGGGCACATTTATTGTGATGAAACTTACCGGTATAGAGGCAAATATAGTGGCTTTGTCAGGTATTGCCATTGCAATAGGTGTAATGGTTGATGTGGGAGTTGTCTTTATGGAGAATGTGTTACGAAATCTGCATTCACGACATGATGAGGATGGACATATTCGCGGTAAAGAACTGGAGACCGTTATTTTTAATTCTGTCTCTGAGGTATCATCAGCGATAGTAACAGCCATGGTTACCACTATTGTAAGTTTTCTTCCTGTGTTTGCCATGCAGGCACAAGAAGGAAAAATGTTTCAACCTCTAGCCTTTACAAAGACGTTTGCCTTGGCATCATCTTTGATTTTAGGACTAATCGTTCTGCCAACTCTGGCATACTGGATATTTTCTTTACGCATTCCTATTTTTAAATGGCTATCTCCATTTGAAAAAATGGTAGCTTCATTTCGGCAACTCATGATGCCATTAAGAGAGCATCGTAAAAAGATGAATTATATGACAGTCGGTATTGTTGTGGTTGTGGCTGTTTATCTTCTTGCATCAATGTGGTTACCATTAGGTCCTGACAACGGAATTTTGCTGAACACACTGTTTGTCGGTGGAATTGTTTCAGTGATATTAATAATGCTTTGGTCTCTTGTCATTTATTATGAAAGAATTCTGCGTTGGTGTCTGGCCAATAGATTGATATTTATATTAATTCCAATCTCTACCTTAGTATTAGGTTTGCTGATTTGGACTCATACCGGTAAAGAATTTATGCCAACTCTTGACGAAGGCTCATTTATGCTGATGCCCACAAATATGCCACATACCGGTGTAGAAGCTAACATTGATTACATAAAGCTGCTTGACCGGCGTATCAAGGCTATTCCTGAGGTTGAATCTGCTGTGGGTAAATGGGGACGTGCCAATTCCGCTCTCGACCCGGCACCGATACAAATGTACGAAGTGACTATCAATTATTTGCCTGAATATATGCTCGACCAAAATGGTCATCGAGCCCGTTTCAAAACGGATATGCAAGGTCGTTTTATTCTGAAAGGAGGTAGTGTTTACGATCCTTCTAAAGAATTCCGTATTATCCCCAGCGATAGTCTTATCATTAGTTCGCATGGCAATTATTATCGTCAGTGGCGCAATATTATTCATACCAAAGATGATATTTGGAATCAGATTACAAAGGCAAGTTCATTGCCAGGATTGACTGGAGCTCCAAAACTACAACCTATTGCCACACGTATGGTGATGCTCTCAACGGGACTTCGTGCTACAATGGGACTTAAAATCTATGGACCTGATCTCAATTCTATTGAGAAAGCTGGTATGCAAATGGAAGATGCTTTAAAAAAGGTTCCTTCTATATTGAAGTCTTCAGTCTATTACGATCGTTCTACAGGCGCACCTTATATTGAGATAAAACTTGATCGTGAAAAAATGGCACGTTATGGGATACAAGTTGCTGATATGCAGAATATAATATCAACTTCTATAGGAGGAATGAACGAGGGTACATCTGTAGAAGGCCGTGAACGTTTCCCAATTCGCGTGCGATATGCTCGTGAACTTCGTGATAATCCAGATGCACTCAGCAATATTATGATACCTGCTGCAGATGGAACTCAGATTCCACTCAGCGAAATTGCTACATTACAATTTGCCAAAGGTGCAACGATGATCAAGAGTGAAAACACGTTTTTAGTGGGATATATCACTTTTGATAAAGTAGGTGATAAAGCTGAAGTAAATGTAGTGAATGAAGCTAAAAACATTCTGGATAGAGACGTAAGGAATGGTAAGATAATACTCCCTAAAGGCGTCTATTATCAGTTCACTGGTAATTACGAACAAGAAGAGCATGCAACAAAACGCTTAGCTATCGTTGTTCCAATTGCATTATTGTCTATTCTGATGATTTTATATTTCCAGTTCAAATCCGTTACCGCCTCACTGATACACTTCTCAGGAGTTTTTGTGGCATTTGCCGGAGGGTTTATCCTCATCTGGCTCTATGGCCAACCATGGTTTATGAATTTCAGCATTGCCGGAATGAATATGCGTGTTCTCTTTGATATTCATACTATCAATTTGAGTGTGGCTGTATGGGTCGGATTTATAGCTTTATTCGGTATAGCCACTGACGACGGCGTATTGATGGGCACATATATTCATCAGGTTTTTATTCACGACAACCCCCAAACAAAAGAAGCCATAGTAGAAGCTGTTGTAAAAGCCGGACTTAAGCGTGTTCGCCCTGCCTCAATGACAACGGCAGCTACTCTTATAGCCTTACTCCCTGTTTTGTCTTCAACAGGAAAAGGCGCTGATATTATGGTTCCAATGGCAATACCTACTTTTGGTGGCATGCTCATTCAAACCATGACGATGTTCGTTGTCCCTGTATTGCAATGCTGGTGGCGCGAGGGAATTTTACAAAAAGAACTAAAGAGGAGGAAAGATTATGAAAACAAATAA